A region of Lycium barbarum isolate Lr01 chromosome 1, ASM1917538v2, whole genome shotgun sequence DNA encodes the following proteins:
- the LOC132643219 gene encoding uncharacterized protein LOC132643219, translating into MAGLPGYNTLAPKTKNLVMAGGLTGFVFGVYYYTMRAVGGSDELQVAIDKFEDAKRSSEAEASLAPKP; encoded by the coding sequence ATGGCTGGACTTCCAGGATACAACACCCTTGCCCCCAAGACTAAGAACTTGGTTATGGCTGGAGGTTTGACAGGATTTGTTTTTGGTGTGTACTACTACACTATGAGAGCTGTTGGCGGCTCAGATGAACTTCAAGTGGCCATTGATAAGTTTGAAGACGCAAAACGCAGCAGTGAGGCTGAAGCAAGTTTGGCACCAAAACCGTGA